Proteins from a genomic interval of Sphingobacterium sp. SYP-B4668:
- a CDS encoding aspartate kinase, protein MKILKFGGTSVGSAARIKGLLEIVNPSERQIVVLSAVAGTTNALVEISQAYLVGKKDEAKQLIKQHKDKYETLIKELFSTDAGYQRGKDLIDYHFDFISSLSNELFTPIEEKVVLAQGELISTTLFHFHLTEIGVPSVLLPALDFMKIDEDNEPMVGYLGEKLGAILAQHPDNALFITQGFICRNSFGEIDNLRRGGSDYTASLIGAGIQADEVQIWTDIDGMHNNDPRIVKNTTPIAHLSFNEAAELAYFGAKILHPQSVFPAQKYNVPVRVLNTMDPQAAGTLISKDGAQKGIIRAIAAKDGITAIHIHSSRMLLAYGFLRKVFEIFERYKTPIDMITTSEVAISLSIDDTTHLADIIKEVEDFGTVSADENQTIVCVVGDFGQNTHGYAARVLDAVKHLPIRMISYGGSDYNVSILLDSEYKTEALRSLHNRLF, encoded by the coding sequence ATGAAAATTCTAAAATTTGGAGGCACATCTGTCGGAAGTGCTGCACGTATCAAAGGGTTGTTAGAGATTGTAAACCCTTCTGAACGTCAGATCGTCGTGTTGTCTGCTGTTGCAGGTACAACAAACGCTTTAGTCGAAATCAGTCAAGCTTACCTCGTTGGTAAGAAGGATGAGGCCAAGCAATTGATCAAGCAGCATAAGGACAAGTATGAGACTTTAATTAAAGAACTTTTCAGTACGGATGCAGGATATCAAAGGGGTAAAGATTTAATCGACTATCATTTTGATTTCATATCCTCGCTGTCCAATGAGCTATTTACTCCCATCGAAGAGAAGGTAGTATTGGCACAGGGAGAATTGATTTCGACCACGTTGTTTCATTTTCATCTGACCGAAATTGGTGTGCCATCTGTCTTGTTGCCTGCATTGGATTTTATGAAAATTGATGAGGATAACGAACCTATGGTGGGCTATCTTGGTGAAAAGTTGGGTGCTATTTTGGCACAACATCCAGACAATGCTCTTTTTATCACACAGGGATTTATTTGTCGTAATTCCTTTGGTGAAATCGATAACTTAAGAAGAGGTGGGTCGGATTATACAGCTTCTTTGATCGGCGCTGGGATACAAGCCGATGAGGTCCAGATTTGGACAGATATCGATGGTATGCACAATAACGATCCCAGGATTGTAAAAAATACAACACCTATTGCCCATCTGAGCTTTAATGAAGCTGCGGAATTGGCTTACTTTGGAGCCAAGATCCTTCATCCGCAGTCGGTCTTTCCAGCACAAAAATATAACGTTCCCGTACGGGTGCTTAATACCATGGACCCTCAGGCAGCGGGGACATTGATCAGTAAGGATGGCGCTCAAAAAGGAATCATCCGAGCGATTGCCGCCAAAGACGGTATTACGGCTATCCATATCCACTCTTCCCGTATGTTGTTGGCCTATGGCTTTCTACGTAAAGTTTTTGAAATATTTGAAAGATATAAAACGCCGATCGATATGATTACCACCTCGGAGGTTGCGATTTCTTTGTCGATCGATGACACGACCCATCTGGCTGACATCATCAAGGAAGTAGAAGATTTTGGAACTGTTTCCGCGGATGAAAATCAAACAATTGTATGCGTGGTGGGAGATTTTGGACAAAATACACATGGCTATGCCGCGCGCGTATTAGATGCCGTCAAGCACTTGCCTATACGTATGATTTCATATGGAGGTTCGGATTACAACGTTTCTATTTTATTGGATTCGGAGTATAAAACAGAAGCACTACGTTCATTGCACAATCGATTATTTTAA
- the lysA gene encoding diaminopimelate decarboxylase, translated as MFNNDLKAFFADKETPFYYYDMKLLEQTLDTCASAADKRGFHVHYALKANFNDRILQLIQAKGFGADCVSGNEVKKSIDMGFDPGKITFAGVGKSDKEIRYALSHGIFAFNVESIQEMEVINDLAREAGQIANVSLRINPNVDAQTHHYITTGLDENKFGIPNSELEKSAAVLRNATNLKLVGLHFHIGSQITDLNVFKSLCVKVNEWKNWFEERGTTISVLNVGGGLGVDYKNPDGNAIADFEAYFDIFDKFLERNANQEVHFELGRALVAQCGSLVSRVLYTKNGVKKHFLILDAGMTELMRPALYQAYHKIEKVGSGEQATINYDVVGPICESSDCFGKEVPLPISQRGDLIAIRTAGAYGEVMASNYNLREEIRYIYSDQL; from the coding sequence ATGTTCAATAATGACCTCAAGGCGTTTTTTGCAGATAAGGAAACACCTTTTTATTACTACGATATGAAACTCTTGGAGCAGACGTTGGATACATGTGCTTCTGCTGCGGATAAGAGAGGGTTTCATGTACATTATGCATTAAAGGCTAACTTTAACGATCGAATCCTCCAATTGATCCAAGCAAAAGGATTTGGAGCCGACTGTGTGAGTGGCAATGAAGTCAAAAAATCCATAGACATGGGATTTGATCCGGGTAAGATAACCTTTGCGGGTGTTGGTAAATCCGACAAGGAAATCCGATATGCCTTATCTCATGGAATATTTGCATTCAATGTAGAGTCCATACAAGAGATGGAGGTCATCAATGACCTTGCTCGGGAGGCTGGACAGATTGCCAATGTGTCACTTCGTATCAATCCGAATGTGGATGCGCAGACCCACCATTACATTACAACAGGTCTTGATGAAAATAAATTCGGAATTCCAAATTCAGAGTTGGAAAAATCGGCAGCTGTGTTGCGGAATGCTACCAATCTGAAATTGGTAGGTTTACATTTTCATATAGGCTCCCAAATCACGGATTTGAATGTTTTCAAAAGCTTGTGTGTAAAAGTGAATGAGTGGAAAAATTGGTTTGAAGAAAGAGGGACCACCATTAGCGTGTTGAATGTTGGCGGCGGACTTGGTGTGGATTACAAAAATCCGGATGGCAATGCCATAGCGGATTTTGAAGCCTACTTCGATATTTTTGATAAGTTCTTGGAGCGTAATGCCAACCAAGAAGTCCATTTCGAATTGGGACGCGCCTTGGTTGCACAATGCGGTAGTTTAGTAAGTAGGGTGCTATACACCAAGAATGGTGTGAAAAAGCATTTTCTTATTTTAGACGCAGGTATGACCGAGTTGATGAGGCCAGCACTTTATCAAGCGTATCATAAAATAGAGAAAGTAGGGAGCGGTGAGCAAGCCACGATCAACTATGATGTAGTAGGACCTATTTGCGAGAGTTCAGATTGTTTTGGAAAGGAAGTTCCGTTGCCCATCAGCCAACGCGGAGATTTGATTGCAATCCGCACTGCAGGTGCTTATGGAGAGGTGATGGCATCCAATTACAATCTACGAGAAGAAATTCGATATATATATTCAGATCAACTATAA
- a CDS encoding DUF4377 domain-containing protein, giving the protein MKKKWTAILTCLILVTWASNLFAQSDRFKLEVKENKGDCTGVAPMKCYLVKYYNSKDWENFYAQIEGFKYEEGYRYKLLVKKTKLKNVPADAPSIKYELLRILSKKRKNANAEESSTFKLTIKENRVDCTGVGRMKCFLVKYDGSKDWENFYSSFKNFDYKEGYRYEVLVKRKPVKNAPSDASSYTYEVKKVLSKKQVTSNSVMAFLAKHSWKLLSLNGKRQDHSGAFMDFDLENNAVTGNSSCNSYFGTVKFDKDFISFLGIGSTQKACLNDNIEREFLDLLSLNGLTYDIAEQTFNLYHADKLVAIFGMMEKKQR; this is encoded by the coding sequence ATGAAAAAAAAATGGACAGCTATACTCACGTGCTTGATATTGGTCACATGGGCTTCTAACTTGTTTGCTCAAAGCGATAGGTTCAAGCTCGAAGTGAAAGAGAATAAGGGTGATTGTACAGGTGTGGCACCGATGAAATGCTATCTGGTCAAATACTACAACAGTAAAGATTGGGAAAATTTTTATGCCCAAATAGAGGGCTTTAAATACGAAGAAGGTTACCGCTACAAGTTGTTGGTTAAAAAGACGAAATTGAAAAATGTGCCAGCTGATGCACCAAGTATCAAATATGAACTGCTAAGAATCTTGAGTAAGAAGCGAAAAAACGCCAACGCAGAAGAAAGCAGCACTTTTAAATTGACAATAAAAGAAAATAGAGTAGACTGTACGGGTGTGGGCAGAATGAAATGTTTTTTAGTGAAATACGACGGCAGCAAGGATTGGGAAAATTTTTATTCGTCCTTCAAGAATTTTGACTATAAAGAAGGCTACAGATATGAGGTACTTGTAAAGCGTAAACCCGTAAAAAACGCTCCATCCGACGCCTCGTCCTATACCTATGAAGTAAAAAAGGTCCTCAGTAAGAAACAGGTTACGTCAAATAGCGTCATGGCTTTCTTGGCAAAGCATAGTTGGAAACTCCTTTCACTGAACGGAAAACGACAGGATCACAGTGGAGCATTTATGGATTTCGATTTAGAAAATAATGCCGTAACGGGTAATTCGAGTTGTAATAGCTATTTCGGAACGGTCAAATTCGATAAGGACTTCATTTCTTTTTTGGGAATCGGAAGTACGCAAAAAGCTTGTTTGAATGATAATATCGAACGGGAGTTCTTAGACTTGCTATCGCTCAATGGTTTGACCTATGATATAGCCGAACAGACTTTCAATCTCTATCATGCGGACAAGCTTGTGGCTATTTTCGGGATGATGGAGAAAAAACAGCGATAA